DNA sequence from the Pedobacter sp. W3I1 genome:
CTGAGGAAAATAGAATGGTTTTACCTAGCCATTTTATCCAGGTGATCGGTTTGGAAGAAATGATTGTAAATGCAGATATCGAGAAAATTGGTAATGTGATCAATAACCTGATTGGCAATGCAGCGAAATACTCAAAAAAAGAATCATTAATTGCAATAAAGTGCGAAATGCAAAAAGGTTATGCAGTTGTAAGTGTGGAAGATGAGGGCATAGGCATTAGAGAAAATGATATCCCCAGACTTTTTGACCGTTTTTACCGTGTAGAGAGTCCTGACACTAAAACAATTGCAGGATTTGGAGTTGGCCTGTACATTTGTGCCGAAATAATGGAAAGGCATCAGGGAAAAATTTGGGCAGAAAGCAAATTGGGGAAAGGTTCTACATTTTATTTCAGCTTACCCACTTCAAATGATCAAATAACACCACTTACTTAAGGTGTATGAAATTAAACCTTTATTTCCTCCATTTCTAATTTAACGTTAACCGCTATCAAGCCACGCTCGCCTAATTCTATTTCAAAAATTACCTTCGAATTTATATTAATTTGATCAGATACGTTATCTAACTGAAAGTGAATATCCTGGCCATTTTTGTCAATAATGATTCCATGTATGTGTTCAAAATCAATGTGAGTAACATTTCCCTTTCTCATATCGCTCATTACAGAATATATTTTATAAATGATGAACAATTATAGTTAATTTATGTATCATTAAAAATACATGAATTATTTTATCGAACAACTATAAGCTTTATCATGCAGTTTTTATTACTACTAAAACGAATTAATAGCACAAATAGAATGATTTATTTATTTCGTTTTAAATAAATATTTTTTTTTTTAAATAACTGTTTTACAAATGGTTATTACGAATAAATCACCTAAATCCCGGACATCAAAGAAGAGTCATCTTATGATCTGAAGAAACAGACCGAAATTATTGGCTAAACGTTTAGGTATAAGTTATGAAGTCTGCTGTGAGAGCAACAAAAGTATTAAGTTAAATCACAGCTTATTTAAACCAACAAAAGAAAAATATTTCTTAACCATTAAGGGCTGAAATTGAATATAACCGGCTGTTTTATCTGCGGTAACGGTGCCAAACCCTATACCATTTTTTATTATTAGGATAACTGCGATGTGATGTTCTGTTGTTGATCATAATCGCTACCAGAAGTAAAATACAGGCACCGGATAAGACCGGGCAAAGTACATACAGGTAGCCTAACGATTGGATTTTAACCGACCCGATATTGGCTATAAGTGCGGTAGCTCCACCTGGAGGATGTAGTGTTTTCGTAATCTGCATGAGTACGATAGATAAAGAAACCGACAAGGCAGAAGATAACCACACTTCGCCAGGAATAAGTTTGTGAACGGTAACGCCTACCAATGCACAAACCACATGCCCGCCGATTAAATTCCTGGGCTGTGCCAGTGGGCTATTTATAATTCCATAAATAAGTACTGATGAGGCTCCAAAAGAACCGATAAGAAATAGATTATCGTTGGCGGTGAAGTATTTGGAATGGAGTAAACCAATAATACCAATACCTAAAAATGCTCCAAGAAATGTCCAAACGTGTTCTTTAAAATCGACTAAAGTTTCTTTGTAAACAATATATTTTGCTGTTCGAAGGTGTCTTCTTATCCGTTTTCTCATAACCTAATAGTGGAGCGCGCGCAAAATTAGCAATATTAGGCATAAACGTGAATGCTTTCCATACAAAAAAGGGTCGGAAAATTAATTCCAACCCTTTATATGCTTAATTATTTTATGCTTTTACTTTTGAGATTGCTCAGGCGCTTTTCCGATCAGATCCATAAACTGATCTAATTTAGGCGTAATAATAATTTGTGTACGTCTGTTTTTCGCTTTTCCGCCTGGGGTACTATTATCAGCAATTGGATTAAACTCTCCACGTCCACCAGCAGTTAAACGTTTAGGATCAACAGCATACTTAGTCTGCAATACCTGAACTACTGACGAAGCACGTAAAGCACTTAAATCCCAGTTGTTGCGGATGTTGGTTTGAGCAATCGGCACATTATCGGTGTTACCTTCTATCAATACATCATAGGTGTCGTAATCTTTAATGATTTTGGCAATTTTGTTTAATGT
Encoded proteins:
- a CDS encoding HPP family protein, coding for MRKRIRRHLRTAKYIVYKETLVDFKEHVWTFLGAFLGIGIIGLLHSKYFTANDNLFLIGSFGASSVLIYGIINSPLAQPRNLIGGHVVCALVGVTVHKLIPGEVWLSSALSVSLSIVLMQITKTLHPPGGATALIANIGSVKIQSLGYLYVLCPVLSGACILLLVAIMINNRTSHRSYPNNKKWYRVWHRYRR